A DNA window from Veillonellaceae bacterium contains the following coding sequences:
- the lptB gene encoding LPS export ABC transporter ATP-binding protein: MYIETNNLIKTYKGRNVVNGVSLRVDKGQVVGLLGPNGAGKTTTFYMIVGLERPNNGNIIVNGEDVTSMPMYKRSRYGIGYLPQEASVFRKLTVEDNLMAILETTNLSAAERKDKAESLIHEFNVGHVRKRKGSELSGGERRRVEIARCLATDPNFILLDEPFAGVDPIAVADIQDIIGYLRQRGIGILITDHNVRETLSIVDRAYILNSGEILIDGDSETIATSEIARKFYLGENFSL, encoded by the coding sequence ATGTACATTGAAACAAATAACCTTATAAAAACCTATAAAGGCCGCAATGTTGTCAACGGCGTAAGCCTGCGGGTAGACAAGGGACAAGTCGTGGGACTCCTCGGGCCGAACGGTGCCGGAAAGACTACAACCTTCTATATGATTGTCGGTCTGGAACGTCCCAATAATGGCAATATCATTGTCAACGGCGAAGATGTCACCTCGATGCCGATGTACAAGCGTTCGCGCTATGGTATCGGCTACCTCCCGCAGGAAGCATCAGTCTTTCGTAAGCTGACCGTTGAGGATAATTTAATGGCTATTTTGGAGACAACTAATCTCTCAGCGGCTGAACGTAAAGATAAGGCCGAAAGCCTTATTCACGAGTTTAATGTCGGTCATGTGCGCAAACGGAAAGGTTCTGAGCTTTCCGGCGGTGAACGCCGCCGGGTAGAAATCGCCCGCTGCTTGGCAACCGACCCTAACTTTATTCTGCTCGACGAACCCTTCGCCGGCGTTGACCCGATCGCAGTAGCAGATATCCAAGACATTATCGGCTACCTTCGCCAACGTGGCATTGGCATTTTGATAACCGACCATAATGTCCGGGAAACACTTAGCATCGTAGACCGGGCGTATATCCTAAACTCAGGCGAAATTCTAATCGATGGCGACAGCGAAACTATCGCCACTAGTGAAATTGCTCGTAAGTTCTACCTCGGCGAGAACTTTAGCTTATAA
- a CDS encoding YjgP/YjgQ family permease, with amino-acid sequence MRILDKYITKELLGPFIFGICAFSSIFIGTSTLFKIAQYVTKYGTPLITVVKLFVYSLPGIVVLTFPMSMLLASLMAFGRLSGSSEITAMKSGGLSFYRLAAPVFVVAFFVSIFAVGFNEYVVPRANAAYNYIVKYEIEKNTAPKSQEHIVIKDVRGNLLERLTYARKYDEKTGAMYAVTMQEFEKGNLVRVENAEKAVWKSDRWIMYNGIIHDLSVEGQLERTMRFEQQIMPLNKTPKTISHEQKKPEEMSIKELRQQINILQKEYVNISKLEVELYQRFTIPLASFVFALIGTPLGLQPHRSSSSIGLGISIIVIFIYYTIMTVSSALGQGGAIPALLAAWLPNILGIIAGFFLVRKASQ; translated from the coding sequence ATGCGCATACTTGATAAATATATAACCAAAGAACTACTCGGTCCATTCATATTCGGCATATGCGCCTTTTCAAGCATATTTATCGGGACAAGCACACTGTTTAAAATTGCGCAGTATGTCACAAAGTACGGCACACCGCTTATTACAGTAGTCAAGCTGTTTGTATACAGCTTGCCCGGAATTGTTGTTCTGACATTCCCAATGTCAATGCTGCTGGCATCGCTCATGGCATTTGGCCGCTTATCAGGCTCAAGCGAAATAACAGCAATGAAGTCTGGCGGATTAAGTTTTTACCGGTTAGCAGCTCCGGTGTTTGTAGTCGCATTTTTTGTCAGCATTTTTGCTGTCGGTTTTAACGAATATGTTGTACCACGGGCTAATGCAGCCTATAACTATATCGTTAAGTATGAAATTGAAAAAAACACTGCTCCTAAATCACAAGAGCATATTGTTATAAAAGATGTCAGAGGCAATCTGTTAGAACGTCTTACTTATGCAAGAAAGTACGACGAGAAAACAGGGGCAATGTACGCGGTAACCATGCAGGAGTTTGAAAAAGGCAATCTTGTTCGCGTGGAAAATGCCGAGAAGGCGGTTTGGAAAAGCGACCGCTGGATTATGTACAACGGCATTATTCACGACTTATCGGTCGAAGGCCAGCTTGAACGGACAATGCGGTTTGAGCAGCAGATAATGCCGCTCAACAAGACTCCTAAAACCATTTCCCATGAACAGAAAAAACCTGAAGAAATGAGCATCAAGGAATTACGGCAGCAGATAAACATTCTGCAAAAAGAGTATGTGAACATCAGCAAGCTGGAAGTAGAACTTTATCAGCGGTTTACTATTCCTCTGGCAAGCTTTGTTTTCGCTCTGATCGGGACACCACTTGGCCTTCAGCCGCATCGATCAAGCTCTTCAATCGGGCTTGGTATTAGTATAATTGTTATCTTTATCTACTATACCATCATGACAGTAAGTTCAGCCCTCGGCCAAGGCGGAGCGATCCCAGCCCTGCTAGCTGCCTGGCTGCCAAATATCCTCGGAATCATCGCCGGATTCTTCCTGGTAAGAAAGGCATCCCAGTAA